Part of the Roseomonas sp. OT10 genome, ACGGGGCGCTGGGGGTGATCGCCGGGCTGGAGGTGATGCGCACCCTCCATACGCTCGGCATCGAGACCGAGGCGCCGCTGGAGCTGGTGAACTGGACGGACGAGGAGGGCAGCCGCTTCGGCCATTCGCTGATGGGCAGCGGCGTCTGGGCGGGCGTCTTCACCCAGGAGAAGGCTTATGGGCTGAAGGACGTGGACGGCGTGACCGTCTCCGAGGCGCTGGATTCCATCGGCTACAAGGGCGAGGTGCCGGCGAAGGCGTATCCGGCCGATGCCTATTTCGAGCTGCATATCGAGCAGGGGCCGATCCTGGAGGCGGAGCGGAAGACCATCGGCATCGTCACCGGCGGCCAGGCCATGGTCTGGTGGGATGCGCGGATCGTCGGCCAGGACGCCCATGCCGGCACCACGCCCCCCTCCGCGCGCAAGGACGCGCTGGTGGGGGCGGCGAAGGTGATCGGGCTGGTGGACCGGCTGATGCGTGACCGTGGCGAGGACGGGCGCGGCACGGTGGGCTTCCTCCAGGTGATCCCGAACAGCCGCAACGTCGTCCCCGGCGAGGTCCGCTTCTCGGTCGAGTTCCGCCACCCGGAGACGGAGGCGATCGAGGAGCTGGCCGACCGCTTCCCCGGCTGGGCCCAGGCGGAGCTGGTCGGCAGCGGGCTGGAGCTGGAGCTGACGGAGCTGTTCCGCTACCCGTTCCAGCCCTTCGACGCGGGGTGCGTGGACCTGGTGCGGCAGGCGGCGGCGCGGCTGGGCTATCCGGCGCGCGAGATCGTCAGCGGCGCCGGGCATGATGCGGTCTATGTCTCGCGCAGCGTGCCGACGGCGATGATCTTCACCCCCTGCAAGGACGGCCTCTCCCACAACGAGGCGGAGAGCATCCAGCCGGAGGAGGCCGAGGCCGGCTGCCAGGTGCTGTTCGAGGCGGTGGTGGCGCGGGCCAACCGCAGCCTCTGACGGGCCAGGCGCCGCCGCGAGGGCCCCGGTCCCTCCGGCCCTGCGGGCTCACGCCGGTGTGAACCGGATCGGGTGGCATCGCGCCGCCCGATCCGGTAGCCGGGTCCGGTCCGCCGGCGTGTGCTGCGTGCGCCCGGGCCGCTGACCCAACGGAGACCCCTTCGCCATCCCAGGGATCCCCGCGATGAACCATGCCCAGGCCCTTGGCCGCCGCCCTACCGTGCTGCGGCGCTTCCTCGACAACGAGGCCTCCGGCGGCCTGGTGCTGATGGGGGTGGCGCTGCTCGCCATCCTCGTCGCCAACTCGCCGCTGGCGCCCGCCTATTTCGGCGCACTGCACGCTTATCTCGGCCCGCTCAGCCTCCAGCACTGGGTGAACGACGCCCTGATGGTGCTGTTCTTCCTGATGGTCGGGCTGGAGATCAAGCGCGAGATGCTGGACGGCCGGCTCGCCACCTGGAGCGGGCGGGCCCTGCCGGGGATCGCGGCGCTGGGCGGCATGATCGTGCCCGGGCTGATCTACGTCGCGCTCAACCGGCACGACCCCGCGCTGCTGCGCGGCTGGGCGATCCCGACGGCCACCGACATCGCCTTCGCCCTCGGGGTGCTGTCGCTGCTGGGGCCGCGCGTGCCCGTCTCGCTGAAGGTCTTCCTCGCGGCGCTGGCGATCATCGACGACCTGGGCGCCGTCATCATCATCGCCCTGTTCTACACGGAGGGCCTGTCGCTGCCCGACCTGCTCGGGGCGGCCGCGGTGCTGGCGGCGCTGGTCTGGATGAACCGGCGCGGCGTCGGCACCCTGGTGCCCTACCTGCTGCTGGGCGCCTTGCTCTGGCTGCTCGTGCTGCGCTCGGGCGTGCATGCGACGCTGGCCGGCGTGCTGCTGGCCCTGGCCATCCCGCTGCGCCGCACCCCCGGCACGCCCGAGGCCGGCGC contains:
- a CDS encoding Zn-dependent hydrolase, coding for MSGTNQRIDGARLWDSLMGFAQIGATPKGGVRRLTLTEVDKAGRDRFRAECESLGLTVRVDAIGNMFARREGRDPTRLPVMFGSHLDSQPSGGKFDGALGVIAGLEVMRTLHTLGIETEAPLELVNWTDEEGSRFGHSLMGSGVWAGVFTQEKAYGLKDVDGVTVSEALDSIGYKGEVPAKAYPADAYFELHIEQGPILEAERKTIGIVTGGQAMVWWDARIVGQDAHAGTTPPSARKDALVGAAKVIGLVDRLMRDRGEDGRGTVGFLQVIPNSRNVVPGEVRFSVEFRHPETEAIEELADRFPGWAQAELVGSGLELELTELFRYPFQPFDAGCVDLVRQAAARLGYPAREIVSGAGHDAVYVSRSVPTAMIFTPCKDGLSHNEAESIQPEEAEAGCQVLFEAVVARANRSL
- the nhaA gene encoding Na+/H+ antiporter NhaA — encoded protein: MNHAQALGRRPTVLRRFLDNEASGGLVLMGVALLAILVANSPLAPAYFGALHAYLGPLSLQHWVNDALMVLFFLMVGLEIKREMLDGRLATWSGRALPGIAALGGMIVPGLIYVALNRHDPALLRGWAIPTATDIAFALGVLSLLGPRVPVSLKVFLAALAIIDDLGAVIIIALFYTEGLSLPDLLGAAAVLAALVWMNRRGVGTLVPYLLLGALLWLLVLRSGVHATLAGVLLALAIPLRRTPGTPEAGAAESPLHRLEHALQVPVAFLVVPVFGFANAGVSFAGVTVATVTEPLTLGVAMGLLLGKLVGVLGFSALLIRSGVADLPAAASWGQMLGVSLLCGIGFTMSLFIGSLAFEETPALLDKVKLGILAGSVTAGLAGYAVLRLSRREGKAPGTAGA